In Dysidea avara chromosome 3, odDysAvar1.4, whole genome shotgun sequence, a single window of DNA contains:
- the LOC136249955 gene encoding uncharacterized protein isoform X1 produces MGNSEDVDVISISLVARIIVLLLSTQLIYCELTISTCDLQIRVDENTITCISTGPNISCPNLDSAFNHTAEYSGTIANCVHINLSSSSVNYHVINLPLALNVSLVLTGAGSTVKCDYESNVDPVFEPSQLRYTLFFSEVPYVVFDGVHFESCPEPFRMEAVGNVTISDSYFTKFSEAVFDLHNCLHITIANSTFIDNYGSGALLLPFRGNTGAVSIGYNNYNITNTAVVLITDSSFIANQARVKTETFQDSTGAFLDGRFTGRGGGLAILMNPSSGNLSINVRRCNFSDNYAVSFGGALYMILSANQQYYEVTIEDSLFINNRVDNGGGGIQLSYTSAQGLPGYPVTATIRNCSFIGNRAIIGSGSFFFILSPQKYSIAIFENCYYYQNEAVETGGAILVSQFAFFEFQEILTSHRVINCFFIENISPDGVVAFVYGSMELTGVNTFQHNYGLSLRVVGTLVNVYDTVIFEDNNSQSSQFGGALNVESFGQVRVFPQTNMIFNRNIGSIGTAIAVQTQTTSDVYSRLIHNSQCFLLYLDKETPFVDLNNDTFSFTFVDNQALTAPTLYLFTTIQCSWIGNEPPYFTSNSVLDWDFINTNNDSDIQTTAQWLILPNNVTGWPGQVISTDIRVLDELNFNTYGTIELLPSNMEGEVIIDQNIQVISNSDANGGRLLRVDYALDGNIAARLKSNHSLMLTVEITLREIFSSAQGTMFLTIVPCIAGYKLVNNNGIFTCQCNLDADYIVQCESDQVTILLEDGFWAVSDRSDTDNNLKVYPCPPGYCRCSQLTSFGNDECHFVFNTSYPNKQCDCSREGYLCGSCRDGKGVSALFNECVDCSDGFGALIAVLIIVDAIIIIGILIKSIQLPNWLLPAIFNIQMVAYVGEYYPVTYQQTGRYISYIGSTISLYFPYDFCLYSGTTALASYSLRYIPFCLSLILSSGFFVYFYKIQRKHGVRTKGIWTLILLLYSHVMYTSLSILHCPSINDSNSPRWFYNGTVECFYDGGHTVLGLWAIAVLIFCLVILVFSGLVSKQMLQRPHWLGYFRSPMCHPYKIQWWCAVDLGRRVLLLLFITALPTNTSPLILILMMIFTLYAYLMPYKEMLVNLIELAFQLLFLLFLLLRSTSVIVDSYQKFSTSLTEQCSDDSREITDLTWVLFPFAWLPVIACLVIACYFLLHWLSQRERVKKWYPHWQKDSVMVEEKIVQHFETNYTEFNPNSAANSFELVNVTESDRN; encoded by the exons ATGGGGAATTCGGAGGACGTTGATGTTATTTCCATATCTCTGGTAGCAAGAATAATCG TTCTACTTCTATCAACTCAATTAATATACTGCGAATTAACGATCAGCACTTGTGACCTACAAATACGCGTAGATGAGAATACGATCACCTGTATCTCAACAGGACCTAACATCTCTTGTCCTAATCTAGACAGTGCATTCAACCACACAGCAGAGTACAGTGGTACCATAGCGAATTGTGTTCATATAAacttatcatcatcatctgttAACTACCATGTCATTAACCTGCCTCTAGCCTTAAATGTTAGCCTAGTGTTAACCGGAGCTGGCTCCACAGTTAAATGTGACTATGAAAGTAATGTGGATCCTGTGTTTGAGCCAAGCCAACTGCGATACACTTTGTTCTTTAGTGAAGTACCTTATGTGGTGTTTGATGGGGTACATTTTGAAAGTTGTCCTGAACCGTTTCGTATGGAGGCTGTAGGAAATGTGACCATCAGTGATAGTTATTTTACAAAGTTTTCAGAAGCAGTGTTTGACCTCCACAACTGTTTACACATCACAATTGCTAATAGCACATTTATTGATAATTATGGAAGTGGTGCATTACTACTGCCATTCAGAGGCAACACTGGCGCAGTATCAATAggttacaataattataatatcacTAATACTGCAGTAGTGTTAATCACTGACAGCTCATTCATTGCAAACCAAGCAAGAGTTAAGACAGAAACATTTCAGGACTCGACTGGAGCATTTCTAGATGGTAGGTTTACCGGTAGAGGAGGTGGTTTGGCTATTCTAATGaacccatcatctggcaacttgTCTATCAATGTTAGGAGATGCAATTTCTCTGACAATTATGCTGTATCATTTGGTGGAGCACTATATATGATATTGAGTGCTAATCAACAATACTATGAAGTGACAATTGAGGATTCTCTATTTATTAACAACAGAGTAGACAATGGAGGAGGGGGTATTCAACTGTCATACACTTCTGCACAAGGGCTTCCTGGATACCCTGTAACTGCTACAATACGAAATTGTAGTTTTATTGGTAACAGAGCTATTATTGGATCTGGTTCATTTTTCTTTATTTTGTCTCCGCAAAAGTATAGTATCGCTATATTTGAGAATTGTTATTATTACCAAAATGAAGCTGTCGAGACAGGAGGTGCTATCCTGGTATCTCAGTTTGCTTTCTTTGAATTTCAAGAAATACTTACAAGTCATCGCGTAATCAACTG TTTCTTTATTGAGAACATCTCACCAGACGGAGTGGTGGCATTTGTGTATGGTTCAATGGAGTTAACAGGCGTCAACACTTTCCAGCATAATTATGGACTATCATTACGG GTGGTAGGGACATTGGTCAACGTTTATGACACTGTGATATTTGAAGATAACAATAGCCAATCTTCTCAGTTTGGTGGTGCATTGAATGTTGAATCATTTGGTCAAGTGAGAGTATTTCCTCAAACCAACATGATTTTCAACAGAAATATCGGAAG TATAGGGACTGCCATTGCAGTTCAGACTCAAACGACAAGTGATGTCTATAGCCGCCTCATTCACAATTCTCAATGCTTTCTGTTGTATTTAGATAAGGAAACTCCTTTTGTAGACCTTAACAAT GATACCTTCAGTTTTACATTTGTCGACAATCAAGCACTCACAGCCCCAACCCTGTATTTGTTTACTACTATACAATGCTCATGGATTGGGAATGAACCTCCGTATTTTACCAGTAATTCTGTGTTGGATTGGGATTTCATCAATACAAA CAATGACTCTGACATACAAACTACTGCACAATGGCTAATACTGCCAAACAAT GTCACTGGATGGCCAGGTCAAGTGATATCAACAGATATAAGAGTGTTGGACGAACTGAACTTCAACACATATGGAACAATTGAGCTGCTGCCAAGCAATATG GAGGGTGAGGTGATCATTGACCAAAACATACAAGTGATCTCAAATAGTGACGCTAATGGTGGTAGACTGTTGAGAGTTGACTATGCGCTTGATGGCAATATTGCAGCAAGACTAAAGAGCAACCACAGTTTGATGCTTACTGTAGAAATTACTCTACGTGAGATATTCTCTTCG GCTCAAGGTACTATGTTCCTGACCATTGTTCCATGCATCGCTGGCTACAAGCTTGTCAACAACAATGGAATCTTCACTTGTCAGTGTAACCTGGATGCTGACTACATTGTACAGTGTGAGAGTGATCAAGTCACCATTTTACTAGAA GATGGATTTTGGGCTGTTAGTGACCGGAGTGATACTGATAACAACCTGAAGGTGTATCCATGCCCTCCTGGATATTGCCGGTGTAGTCAGCTAACAAGTTTTGGAAATGATGAGTGTCATTTTGTGTTCAACACTTCTTACCCCAACAAACAGTGTGACTGTAGCAGAGAAG GTTATTTGTGTGGCAGCTGTAGAGATGGTAAAGGAGTAAGTGCATTATTTAATGAATGTGTTGACTGCAGTGATGGCTTTGGAGCTCTGATTGCTGTATTGA taattgttgatgcaataattattattggcATACTAATTAAAAGTATTCAATTACCAAATTGGCTACTTCCAGCAATCTTCAATATACAG ATGGTGGCTTACGTTGGTGAGTATTACCCTGTGACCTATCAGCAAACTGGAAGATAT ATATCTTATATTGGTAGCACCATTAGTCTCTACTTCCCATACGACTTTTGTCTATACTCTGGAACAACTGCACTTGCCTCGTACTCTCTGAGATATATTCCATTCTGTTTATCACTGATACTCTCCTCTGgattttttgtatactt TTACAAGATACAACGAAAACACGGAGTTAGAACTAAAGGCATTTGGACACTAATACTACTACTGTATAGTCACGTCATGTACACATCACTCAGCATACTACACTGTCCTTCAATAAATGACTCCAATTCGCCG CGTTGGTTCTACAATGGCACTGTTGAGTGCTTTTATGATGGTGGCCATACTGTGTTAGGACTTTGGGCCATTGCAGTGTTAATCTTTTGCCTTGTAATACTGGTGTTTTCTGGCCTTGTGTCCAAACAAATGTTACAG AGGCCTCATTGGCTGGGTTACTTTAGGTCTCCCATGTGTCATCCTTACAAAATACAATGGTGGTGTGCGGTGGATTTGGGAAGAAGGGTACTACTGTTACTTTTCATCACCGCTCTTCCTACGAACACG TCTCCATTGATTTTAATACTGATGATGATTTTTACACTTTATGCGTATTTGATGCCCTACAAGGAAATGCTGGTTAACTTAATAGAACTAGCTTTTCAGCTCTTGTTTCTCCTATTTCTACTGTTGAGGTCCACCTCAGTCATTGTTGATAGCTACCAGAAGTTCTCAACATCACTAACAGAACAATGTTCAGATGATTCAAGAGAAATAACTGATTTGACGTGGGTGCTGTTTCCTTTTGCCTGGCTACCTGTGATTGCGTGCTTAGTAATAGCATGTTACTTCTTATTACATTGGTTGTCACA AAGAGAGCGTGTTAAGAAATGGTATCCACATTGGCAAAAGGATTCTGTAATGGTTGAAGAAAAGATAGTCCAGCATTTTGAAACAAATTACACTGAATTCAATCCTAATTCTGCAGCTAACTCATTTGAACTGGTGAATGTGACAGAAAGTGACAGAAATTga
- the LOC136249955 gene encoding uncharacterized protein isoform X2 has protein sequence MGNSEDVDVISISLVARIIVLLLSTQLIYCELTISTCDLQIRVDENTITCISTGPNISCPNLDSAFNHTAEYSGTIANCVHINLSSSSVNYHVINLPLALNVSLVLTGAGSTVKCDYESNVDPVFEPSQLRYTLFFSEVPYVVFDGVHFESCPEPFRMEAVGNVTISDSYFTKFSEAVFDLHNCLHITIANSTFIDNYGSGALLLPFRGNTGAVSIGYNNYNITNTAVVLITDSSFIANQARVKTETFQDSTGAFLDGRFTGRGGGLAILMNPSSGNLSINVRRCNFSDNYAVSFGGALYMILSANQQYYEVTIEDSLFINNRVDNGGGGIQLSYTSAQGLPGYPVTATIRNCSFIGNRAIIGSGSFFFILSPQKYSIAIFENCYYYQNEAVETGGAILVSQFAFFEFQEILTSHRVINCFFIENISPDGVVAFVYGSMELTGVNTFQHNYGLSLRVVGTLVNVYDTVIFEDNNSQSSQFGGALNVESFGQVRVFPQTNMIFNRNIGSIGTAIAVQTQTTSDVYSRLIHNSQCFLLYLDKETPFVDLNNDTFSFTFVDNQALTAPTLYLFTTIQCSWIGNEPPYFTSNSVLDWDFINTNNDSDIQTTAQWLILPNNVTGWPGQVISTDIRVLDELNFNTYGTIELLPSNMEGEVIIDQNIQVISNSDANGGRLLRVDYALDGNIAARLKSNHSLMLTVEITLREIFSSAQGTMFLTIVPCIAGYKLVNNNGIFTCQCNLDADYIVQCESDQVTILLEDGFWAVSDRSDTDNNLKVYPCPPGYCRCSQLTSFGNDECHFVFNTSYPNKQCDCSREGYLCGSCRDGKGVSALFNECVDCSDGFGALIAVLIIVDAIIIIGILIKSIQLPNWLLPAIFNIQMVAYVGEYYPVTYQQTGRYISYIGSTISLYFPYDFCLYSGTTALASYSLRYIPFCLSLILSSGFFVYFYKIQRKHGVRTKGIWTLILLLYSHVMYTSLSILHCPSINDSNSPRWFYNGTVECFYDGGHTVLGLWAIAVLIFCLVILVFSGLVSKQMLQVSHVSSLQNTMVVCGGFGKKGTTVTFHHRSSYEHVSIDFNTDDDFYTLCVFDALQGNAG, from the exons ATGGGGAATTCGGAGGACGTTGATGTTATTTCCATATCTCTGGTAGCAAGAATAATCG TTCTACTTCTATCAACTCAATTAATATACTGCGAATTAACGATCAGCACTTGTGACCTACAAATACGCGTAGATGAGAATACGATCACCTGTATCTCAACAGGACCTAACATCTCTTGTCCTAATCTAGACAGTGCATTCAACCACACAGCAGAGTACAGTGGTACCATAGCGAATTGTGTTCATATAAacttatcatcatcatctgttAACTACCATGTCATTAACCTGCCTCTAGCCTTAAATGTTAGCCTAGTGTTAACCGGAGCTGGCTCCACAGTTAAATGTGACTATGAAAGTAATGTGGATCCTGTGTTTGAGCCAAGCCAACTGCGATACACTTTGTTCTTTAGTGAAGTACCTTATGTGGTGTTTGATGGGGTACATTTTGAAAGTTGTCCTGAACCGTTTCGTATGGAGGCTGTAGGAAATGTGACCATCAGTGATAGTTATTTTACAAAGTTTTCAGAAGCAGTGTTTGACCTCCACAACTGTTTACACATCACAATTGCTAATAGCACATTTATTGATAATTATGGAAGTGGTGCATTACTACTGCCATTCAGAGGCAACACTGGCGCAGTATCAATAggttacaataattataatatcacTAATACTGCAGTAGTGTTAATCACTGACAGCTCATTCATTGCAAACCAAGCAAGAGTTAAGACAGAAACATTTCAGGACTCGACTGGAGCATTTCTAGATGGTAGGTTTACCGGTAGAGGAGGTGGTTTGGCTATTCTAATGaacccatcatctggcaacttgTCTATCAATGTTAGGAGATGCAATTTCTCTGACAATTATGCTGTATCATTTGGTGGAGCACTATATATGATATTGAGTGCTAATCAACAATACTATGAAGTGACAATTGAGGATTCTCTATTTATTAACAACAGAGTAGACAATGGAGGAGGGGGTATTCAACTGTCATACACTTCTGCACAAGGGCTTCCTGGATACCCTGTAACTGCTACAATACGAAATTGTAGTTTTATTGGTAACAGAGCTATTATTGGATCTGGTTCATTTTTCTTTATTTTGTCTCCGCAAAAGTATAGTATCGCTATATTTGAGAATTGTTATTATTACCAAAATGAAGCTGTCGAGACAGGAGGTGCTATCCTGGTATCTCAGTTTGCTTTCTTTGAATTTCAAGAAATACTTACAAGTCATCGCGTAATCAACTG TTTCTTTATTGAGAACATCTCACCAGACGGAGTGGTGGCATTTGTGTATGGTTCAATGGAGTTAACAGGCGTCAACACTTTCCAGCATAATTATGGACTATCATTACGG GTGGTAGGGACATTGGTCAACGTTTATGACACTGTGATATTTGAAGATAACAATAGCCAATCTTCTCAGTTTGGTGGTGCATTGAATGTTGAATCATTTGGTCAAGTGAGAGTATTTCCTCAAACCAACATGATTTTCAACAGAAATATCGGAAG TATAGGGACTGCCATTGCAGTTCAGACTCAAACGACAAGTGATGTCTATAGCCGCCTCATTCACAATTCTCAATGCTTTCTGTTGTATTTAGATAAGGAAACTCCTTTTGTAGACCTTAACAAT GATACCTTCAGTTTTACATTTGTCGACAATCAAGCACTCACAGCCCCAACCCTGTATTTGTTTACTACTATACAATGCTCATGGATTGGGAATGAACCTCCGTATTTTACCAGTAATTCTGTGTTGGATTGGGATTTCATCAATACAAA CAATGACTCTGACATACAAACTACTGCACAATGGCTAATACTGCCAAACAAT GTCACTGGATGGCCAGGTCAAGTGATATCAACAGATATAAGAGTGTTGGACGAACTGAACTTCAACACATATGGAACAATTGAGCTGCTGCCAAGCAATATG GAGGGTGAGGTGATCATTGACCAAAACATACAAGTGATCTCAAATAGTGACGCTAATGGTGGTAGACTGTTGAGAGTTGACTATGCGCTTGATGGCAATATTGCAGCAAGACTAAAGAGCAACCACAGTTTGATGCTTACTGTAGAAATTACTCTACGTGAGATATTCTCTTCG GCTCAAGGTACTATGTTCCTGACCATTGTTCCATGCATCGCTGGCTACAAGCTTGTCAACAACAATGGAATCTTCACTTGTCAGTGTAACCTGGATGCTGACTACATTGTACAGTGTGAGAGTGATCAAGTCACCATTTTACTAGAA GATGGATTTTGGGCTGTTAGTGACCGGAGTGATACTGATAACAACCTGAAGGTGTATCCATGCCCTCCTGGATATTGCCGGTGTAGTCAGCTAACAAGTTTTGGAAATGATGAGTGTCATTTTGTGTTCAACACTTCTTACCCCAACAAACAGTGTGACTGTAGCAGAGAAG GTTATTTGTGTGGCAGCTGTAGAGATGGTAAAGGAGTAAGTGCATTATTTAATGAATGTGTTGACTGCAGTGATGGCTTTGGAGCTCTGATTGCTGTATTGA taattgttgatgcaataattattattggcATACTAATTAAAAGTATTCAATTACCAAATTGGCTACTTCCAGCAATCTTCAATATACAG ATGGTGGCTTACGTTGGTGAGTATTACCCTGTGACCTATCAGCAAACTGGAAGATAT ATATCTTATATTGGTAGCACCATTAGTCTCTACTTCCCATACGACTTTTGTCTATACTCTGGAACAACTGCACTTGCCTCGTACTCTCTGAGATATATTCCATTCTGTTTATCACTGATACTCTCCTCTGgattttttgtatactt TTACAAGATACAACGAAAACACGGAGTTAGAACTAAAGGCATTTGGACACTAATACTACTACTGTATAGTCACGTCATGTACACATCACTCAGCATACTACACTGTCCTTCAATAAATGACTCCAATTCGCCG CGTTGGTTCTACAATGGCACTGTTGAGTGCTTTTATGATGGTGGCCATACTGTGTTAGGACTTTGGGCCATTGCAGTGTTAATCTTTTGCCTTGTAATACTGGTGTTTTCTGGCCTTGTGTCCAAACAAATGTTACAG GTCTCCCATGTGTCATCCTTACAAAATACAATGGTGGTGTGCGGTGGATTTGGGAAGAAGGGTACTACTGTTACTTTTCATCACCGCTCTTCCTACGAACACG TCTCCATTGATTTTAATACTGATGATGATTTTTACACTTTATGCGTATTTGATGCCCTACAAGGAAATGCTGGTTAA
- the LOC136249954 gene encoding uncharacterized protein, producing the protein MATIEVWLVSILFINFSLCTKFITSSLQLLVNNAYSGKSSCIQGSINLTHCNSPGDDFTSYICPDLDSTLEYINNVTQYGNISVAHVCLPSGYYTLTSPQYLNVSVTLTGLINQSIIQCDYDSNKNIATSEDELQFTLSFSRVSYVRFDCVQFESCPQPLRITLVDDVMISNSRFERFSEGVFDIFNSHNITIVNSSFIDNYGTGTVLIPFRGNTGAVAVGYDNDKSSHVVNPSIMVERCLFINNSANVSARSLRTSTEILLNGVFPSRGGGFGLFMREPIQNISAQIVHCHFANNYAFSFGGGVYVVFNGGVNQHIVVIDSCHFVDNIGRLGAGGTLFIYFANGNIEFPMTAIIHNCHYVGNKGETGGAMYIFPEYSFGGDGNVAFINNCTFEDNKASSYGGAIATAIYSLFRYQSLLPLYHITDCTFKMNTCLDGIVNIGYIPFALKGKNMFMSNIGPALRIIGSIVQIHDEVWFIDNETPDGGALYINSFGQIQMFSNSSMTFERNKGQIGASIVVSTRTFSSIFNTLVNNPRCFLLYHTRGIPFSEIHDLTIRFTDNSAVEASAISLPSTQHCLWVGNTYPYFDASIINWPFLNISDGDSATDINSTYIETSAALIHFVNNTVSGWPGKSLPLFVEIFDEDGQISSEFLKVQIKNNDKPTTAYSIQPTFLYQQKSILNITYAIGDITQHGPDYLNASTTITVTESPSENIRSSVILNATRCPAGYRLAYHSDLGGLTCQCNTDLEHIRNCEDDQRTILLTDGSWGIEQAHDVDENLVVYPCPPGYCKCILQHSSLGVDVCSFAYFNGDPDRQCICERKGYLCGNCRDGKGVSALLNHCVDCNNAYGILIGVLVIIDGVLIVILLFKNVTFSALLFPTIFFINMVSYVGENFPTSYDQIGRYMYYLNSLLSLYFPYDFCLYSGTTALASFTFRYIPFSLSIIICSIMITWFRYSAKNTKKIPWDSLWLLLTLQYSHVIYTSMTILNCPHVVNENGEFESRWFVNGTQSCFAGHHILLGLWAIVMLLVCAILIPFLTLVAVGIIKRPHWLGQLSKCLRKPFKEDVSWWCAVELGRKIFMLLLVTPFPQNTCPPLLTLMVTLSLYAYVMPYKDLFVNVTELLFQLSLILLLLLRSTPTIVDTYLVFTQNRGSSGTCIDNNNVATLTWLLFPFAYLPLIAITVIIIVKLTCRIWQCYKDKHTENTYFSQETIPTVHTCATTCAHHFTIDFVDGAFQMRQSGSNTTDDDDKEETDVPETIDDDVVPNDTTSIKK; encoded by the exons ATGGCCACCATTGAAGTTTGGTTAGTTTCAATTCTTTTCATAAACTTCTCACTATGTACGAAGTTTATAACTTCATCACTTCAACTACTTGTCAACAATGCATACAGTGGAAAGAGCAGTTGTATTCAAGGAAGTATTAACCTGACACATTGTAACAGTCCAGGTGATGACTTTACCTCCTACATTTGTCCTGACTTAGACAGTACATTAGAGTACATCAATAATGTAACACAATATGGAAATATCAGTGTTGCACATGTGTGCCTACCTTCTGGATATTATACCCTCACAAGTCCACAATATTTAAATGTTAGTGTTACCCTAACTGGTTTAATTAACCAGTCAATCATACAATGTGACTATGATAGCAACAAGAATATTGCCACCAGTGAGGATGAACTACAGTTCACCTTATCCTTTTCAAGAGTGTCGTATGTGAGATTTGATTGTGTTCAGTTTGAGAGTTGTCCACAACCATTACGTATTACACTGGTCGATGATGTGATGATATCTAATAGTAGATTTGAGAGGTTTAGTGAAGGAGTGTTTGATATTTTCAATTCACACAACATCACAATTGTTAATAGTAGCTTCATTGACAATTATGGTACTGGTACTGTACTAATACCATTCAGAGGTAACACTGGAGCTGTAGCAGTCGGGTATGATAATGACAAATCTTCACATGTTGTTAATCCCTCCATTATGGTCGAGCGTTGCTTGTTCATAAACAATTCAGCAAATGTTTCAGCAAGATCACTCCGCACTTCAACTGAAATTTTATTAAATGGGGTATTCCCCAGTAGAGGAGGTGGTTTTGGATTATTCATGAGAGAACCAATTCAAAATATTAGCGCACAAATAGTTCACTGTCACTTTGCAAATAACTATGCATTCTCTTTTGGTGGTGGTGTGTATGTAGTATTCAATGGGGGAGTTAATCAACACATAGTTGTAATAGACAGTTGCCATTTTGTGGATAACATTGGAAGGTTGGGAGCTGGTGGCACACTGTTCAtatattttgctaatggaaataTTGAATTTCCTATGACAGCAATAATACACAATTGTCATTATGTTGGGAATAAAGGTGAAACTGGAGGTGCAATGTATATCTTTCCTGAGTATTCTTTTGGAGGAGATGGCAATGTTGCCTTCATCAATAACTGTACGTTTGAAGACAACAAGGCATCATCATATGGAGGAGCTATCGCTACTGCAATATATTCTTTGTTTAGATACCAGAGCCTTCTTCCATTGTATCACATTACCGACTG CACTTTTAAAATGAACACATGCTTGGATGGAATTGTAAATATTGGATATATCCCTTTTGCTTTGAAAGGAAAGAACATGTTCATGTCTAACATTGGTCCAGCTTTGAGA ATAATAGGATCTATTGTTCAAATCCATGATGAGGTGTGGTTCATTGATAATGAGACACCTGATGGAGGGGCATTGTATATCAACTCATTTGGACAAATTCAAATGTTTTCTAATTCATCAATGACGTTTGAGAGGAACAAAGGGCA GATTGGAGCATCCATTGTCGTATCAACACGGACATTTTCATCAATATTTAATACACTTGTCAACAATCCTCGGTGCTTTTTGTTGTATCATACTCGAGGTATACCATTCTCAGAGATCCATGAT CTAACCATTAGATTTACTGATAACAGTGCAGTTGAAGCATCGGCGATTTCTCTACCTAGCACTCAACACTGTTTGTGGGTTGGAAACACGTATCCATATTTTGATGCCTCTATCATAAACTGGCCATTTCTAAACATCAG CGATGGAGACTCAGCTACTGATATAAACTCTACGTATATTGAAACATCTGCAGCACTAATACACTTTGTTAATAATACA GTCAGTGGTTGGCCAGGCAAGTCACTACCTCTTTTTGTTGAAATATTTGATGAAGATGGTCAGATTAGTTCTGAATTTTTGAAAGTTCAGATAAAAAATAATGACAAG CCAACAACTGCCTACAGCATTCAGCCAACATTTCTGTATCAGCAGAAAAGCATATTAAACATTACATATGCTATTGGAGACATCACTCAACACGGACCTGATTATCTCAATGCCAGTACTACTATTACAGTGACAGAGTCCCCATCAGAA AATATTAGAAGCAGTGTAATTTTGAATGCTACTCGTTGCCCAGCTGGTTACAGGTTGGCATACCATTCTGATTTGGGTGGTTTAACATGTCAGTGTAACACTGATCTTGAACACATACGTAATTGTGAAGATGATCAACGTACCATCCTACTAACT GATGGATCATGGGGGATTGAACAAGCTCATGATGTTGATGAGAATTTGGTGGTTTATCCATGTCCTCCTGGATATTGTAAATGTATTCTACAACACAGCAGCCTTGGAGTAGATGTGTGTAGCTTTGCATACTTCAATGGTGACCCTGATAGACAGTGCATCTGTGAGAGGAAAG GTTACTTGTGTGGTAATTGTAGAGATGGTAAAGGAGTAAGTGCTCTACTAAATCACTGTGTTGATTGTAATAATGCTTATGGAATACTGATTGGTGTGTTGG TCATCATCGATGGAGTACTGATCGTTATTTTGTTATTTAAGAATGTCACATTTTCAGCTTTACTGTTCCCTACCATTTTCTTCATTAAT ATGGTATCCTATGTTGGAGAGAACTTCCCTACCTCATATGACCAAATTGGGAGATAT ATGTACTATCTGAACAGTTTGCTCAGTTTATATTTCCCATATGATTTCTGTCTGTATTCTGGGACAACTGCTCTAGCATCATTCACCTTCAGATATATACCATTTTCACTGTCGATCATCATCTGTTCAATAATGATCACATGGTT TCGATACAGTGCAAAAAACACTAAGAAGATCCCATGGGATAGTCTATGGCTGCTACTAACACTGCAATACAGCCATGTGATCTACACATCTATGACTATACTGAACTGTCCTCATGTGGTTAATGAGAATGGAGAATTTGAATCT aGGTGGTTTGTTAATGGAACACAAAGCTGCTTTGCTGGTCATCACATACTACTTGGGCTTTGGGCCATTGTTATGTTGTTAGTGTGTGCCATATTGATCCCATTCTTAACACTAGTGGCAGTTGGCATAATAAAG AGACCACATTGGCTTGGTCAACTGTCCAAATGTCTTAGAAAGCCATTTAAAGAAGATGTATCTTGGTGGTGTGCTGTTGAACTGGGGCGAAAAATTTTCATGCTACTTTTGGTGACTCCATTTCCACAAAACACC TGTCCTCCCTTGTTAACACTGATGGTAACGCTTTCATTGTATGCTTATGTGATGCCGTACAAAGATTTGTTTGTTAATGTTACTGAACTTTTGTTTCAGTTAAGTTTGATACTACTCTTGTTACTAAGATCCACTCCGACTATTGTGGACACATATTTAGTGTTCACTCAAAACCGTGGTTCTAGTGGTACCTGCATTGACAACAATAATGTAGCCACGCTAACATGGCTGTTGTTTCCATTTGCCTATTTGCCACTGATTGCTATCACAGTAATAATCATTGTGAAGTTGACTTGTAGAATATG GCAATGCTATAAAGATAAACATACTGAGAACACATATTTCTCACAAGAAACCATACCAACTGTTCATACTTGTGCTACTACTTGTGCACACCATTTCACAATAGATTTTGTGGATGGTGCATTTCAAATGAGGCAGTCCGGCAGCAATactactgatgatgatgataaagaAGAAACTGATGTCCCTGAAACAATAGATGATGATGTGGTCCCAAATGACACTACTTCCATTAAAAAATGA